From the Vibrio algarum genome, one window contains:
- a CDS encoding alpha-amylase — translation MKLNTITTLLFLASANLSAATLTISTTTNSRDYPLSEEHPINVELSKDSYSIKITDIDGSCSSEATTALKFNTPTHLDCQKPSEFDLKIRVSGNYLFTFNQEAPSITLTKQKSKTVKKEFKRPIPKVTCDSYQGGEVTLNVATTFADGTNLREKFTGQVVTVDNQQVTLTPSTQSGGMVLLEPVKKQKNKEVQPLDWRNANIYFVMVDRFNNGNPNNDGSYGRQKDGKDEVGTFHGGDLKGVIEKLDYIQSLGTDALWLSPIVEQIHGFVGGGEKGSFPFYAYHGYWTRDFTKIDENFGNDSDLALLVQEAHKRGIKVLLDAVVNHSGYASLADLQFDGVDVVSAKSNWPDNWTTWTPSSNENWHSYNNSIDYSSQNWMDWWGPDWIRAGFPNHSKPGTGDIKMSLAGLPDFITESDKAVTPPKWLLANPGTRVSSRQNFTVSDYLIEWQTDWVKRFGIDGFRVDTVKHVEGEVWQRLKKQATENLNVWRKQNGKSGQPFWMMGEVWGHSAYRSPYFDDGFDALINFDMQKKMDKGAACFSYIADTYQSYADTIQSEKDFNPVSYMSSHDTELFFSRYKSFDMQRDAASALLLSPGAIQVYYGDEVARAIGPYADDFHQGTRSDMIWQLDGEREKLLEHWKILGQFRKAHPAIGAGYHKELKQSSGYAFSRILGDDKIIVAFVGK, via the coding sequence ATGAAACTTAACACTATAACGACATTACTGTTCTTAGCATCGGCCAATTTGTCCGCTGCTACTTTGACAATTTCGACCACTACCAACAGCCGAGATTACCCGCTAAGCGAAGAACACCCAATAAACGTTGAACTTAGTAAGGACAGCTATTCCATTAAAATCACTGACATTGATGGCAGTTGCAGTAGTGAAGCGACTACAGCATTGAAATTTAATACTCCAACCCACCTAGACTGCCAAAAACCAAGCGAATTCGACCTAAAAATACGCGTCAGCGGAAACTATTTATTTACGTTCAACCAAGAAGCACCGTCGATTACGTTAACCAAGCAAAAAAGTAAAACCGTTAAAAAAGAGTTTAAACGTCCGATTCCAAAAGTCACTTGTGATTCCTATCAGGGCGGTGAAGTGACATTGAACGTAGCGACTACATTCGCAGATGGTACGAACCTCAGAGAGAAATTCACAGGTCAAGTCGTTACGGTTGATAATCAGCAAGTCACGTTGACACCTTCAACTCAGAGTGGCGGTATGGTTTTACTAGAGCCAGTGAAAAAACAGAAAAACAAAGAGGTTCAACCGCTCGATTGGCGCAACGCAAATATCTATTTCGTGATGGTCGATAGATTTAATAATGGTAACCCAAATAATGACGGTAGCTACGGACGGCAAAAAGATGGTAAAGACGAAGTAGGTACTTTTCACGGTGGTGACTTGAAAGGCGTTATCGAAAAACTTGATTACATTCAGAGTTTAGGGACAGATGCATTATGGCTATCCCCTATCGTAGAACAGATACATGGATTCGTTGGTGGAGGAGAGAAAGGCTCTTTTCCGTTCTACGCCTATCACGGCTATTGGACGCGAGACTTTACTAAGATAGACGAGAATTTTGGTAACGATAGTGATTTAGCGCTACTCGTACAGGAAGCTCATAAAAGAGGAATAAAAGTCCTATTAGACGCGGTTGTAAACCACAGTGGATACGCATCCCTTGCTGATCTGCAATTTGATGGCGTCGATGTTGTCAGCGCGAAGAGCAACTGGCCTGATAACTGGACGACTTGGACACCAAGTAGCAATGAAAATTGGCACAGTTACAATAATAGTATCGATTATTCTAGCCAAAACTGGATGGATTGGTGGGGCCCAGACTGGATTCGGGCGGGGTTTCCTAATCATAGCAAACCAGGTACAGGTGACATAAAGATGTCCCTTGCCGGTTTACCTGATTTTATTACGGAGTCAGACAAAGCCGTTACCCCACCCAAGTGGTTATTGGCTAACCCAGGCACTCGAGTCTCATCTAGACAAAATTTTACTGTATCTGATTATTTAATTGAATGGCAAACCGATTGGGTTAAACGTTTTGGAATAGATGGTTTTCGTGTTGATACGGTGAAGCATGTAGAAGGCGAAGTCTGGCAGCGGTTAAAAAAACAAGCGACAGAAAACTTAAACGTATGGCGTAAACAAAATGGGAAATCAGGACAACCATTTTGGATGATGGGCGAAGTATGGGGTCATTCCGCCTATCGCAGCCCTTATTTCGACGATGGCTTTGACGCCCTAATCAATTTCGACATGCAGAAAAAAATGGATAAAGGTGCCGCCTGCTTTAGTTATATAGCAGACACCTATCAGTCTTATGCAGACACCATACAGTCTGAAAAAGACTTCAACCCAGTAAGCTATATGTCATCCCATGACACAGAACTGTTTTTTAGTCGCTATAAGTCATTCGATATGCAAAGAGACGCGGCGAGCGCATTACTGCTTAGCCCCGGCGCAATACAAGTTTACTATGGTGATGAAGTGGCTAGAGCTATTGGCCCCTATGCCGATGATTTCCATCAAGGCACTCGGTCCGATATGATTTGGCAATTAGATGGCGAAAGAGAAAAGCTTCTTGAACACTGGAAAATTCTAGGGCAATTTAGAAAGGCTCATCCTGCTATAGGTGCTGGCTACCATAAAGAGCTTAAACAATCTTCGGGATATGCTTTCTCGCGAATTTTAGGTGATGACAAAATTATCGTCGCTTTTGTAGGCAAGTAA
- a CDS encoding rhodanese-like domain-containing protein — protein sequence MTLRKVITLFLTFIAFSSFAENRADLAWQKVEQGALLVDVRTPQEFETQHLESALNFPLNTVNVAFNNIDKDRDIVVYCRSGNRSGQAERYLKQIGFTNVHNGGGMEELIAAK from the coding sequence GTGACCTTAAGAAAAGTTATCACCCTATTTTTGACGTTTATTGCGTTTTCAAGCTTTGCTGAAAATCGCGCAGACTTAGCATGGCAAAAGGTAGAGCAAGGTGCACTGCTGGTTGATGTTAGAACACCGCAAGAATTCGAAACGCAGCACCTCGAATCAGCCTTAAACTTTCCACTAAACACCGTAAATGTTGCATTCAATAATATAGATAAAGACCGGGATATTGTTGTCTATTGCCGAAGCGGTAATCGATCGGGGCAAGCCGAACGCTACCTAAAACAGATTGGCTTCACCAATGTTCATAATGGGGGTGGAATGGAAGAATTGATAGCAGCCAAATAA
- a CDS encoding DUF3820 family protein — translation MLEKENLIKLARMKMPFGKYAGRVLIDLPEEYLLWFARKESFPQGELGELMQLCLALKIEGLDSVVKPLKYPATH, via the coding sequence GTGTTAGAAAAAGAAAATCTGATTAAATTAGCACGAATGAAAATGCCTTTTGGTAAATATGCAGGGCGTGTTTTGATAGATCTACCTGAAGAGTATTTGCTTTGGTTTGCTCGAAAAGAATCCTTTCCCCAAGGTGAATTAGGGGAATTGATGCAGCTTTGCTTAGCCTTAAAAATTGAAGGATTAGATTCTGTGGTTAAACCGTTGAAGTATCCTGCAACACACTAA
- the alr gene encoding alanine racemase, translating to MVTAEAIIHLPSIQHNYRYLKSLCGDNPLIAVIKGDAYGHSARDVALALPDADMFAVARIEEAIELRESGVDTEILLLEGCFCLEDLQLASRYQFQLVIHHLSQLEQFENTALDKPISVWLKLDTGMHRVGIQSDEVEYFAKRIARSTNIEGELNFLSHFSCADDLLSQKTQQQISNFSNLTDAYKGKKSIANSAGLLFWPNSHYDVARSGIALYGISPVEDHTGAELNLKPVMTLKTRLISVREHQKSQPVGYGEMWHSTQDTSIGVIAMGYGDGYPRLAPEGTPVWINGRQVPIVGRVSMDMITVDLGSESQDKIGDDVELWGSQLPIEKVAKAIGTIPYELTIKLTQRVVKTFVGL from the coding sequence ATGGTTACTGCTGAAGCAATTATTCATCTACCATCGATACAACATAACTACCGTTATCTAAAATCTTTATGTGGTGATAATCCATTAATTGCTGTGATTAAAGGTGATGCTTATGGTCATAGTGCAAGAGATGTTGCACTGGCTTTACCTGACGCTGATATGTTTGCGGTTGCTAGAATTGAAGAAGCGATCGAGTTACGAGAGTCTGGAGTTGATACTGAAATTTTGTTGCTTGAGGGTTGCTTTTGTCTAGAAGACTTACAGCTAGCGTCTCGTTATCAATTCCAATTAGTTATTCATCATCTATCTCAATTAGAGCAATTCGAAAATACGGCCCTTGATAAACCTATATCGGTATGGCTAAAACTCGATACCGGAATGCATAGAGTGGGTATACAAAGTGATGAAGTGGAATATTTTGCTAAACGCATTGCAAGATCCACGAATATTGAAGGTGAACTGAATTTTTTGAGTCATTTTAGTTGCGCAGACGATTTACTTTCACAAAAGACTCAGCAGCAGATTAGTAATTTCTCGAATTTGACCGATGCATACAAAGGTAAAAAGTCGATAGCAAACTCAGCGGGCCTTTTGTTCTGGCCAAATTCTCATTATGACGTGGCACGCAGTGGCATTGCACTTTATGGAATTTCACCCGTTGAAGACCACACAGGTGCAGAATTAAACCTTAAGCCGGTAATGACCCTTAAGACTCGGCTTATTTCGGTAAGGGAACATCAAAAGAGCCAACCTGTGGGTTATGGAGAAATGTGGCACTCAACACAAGATACCAGCATCGGTGTTATTGCGATGGGTTACGGTGATGGATATCCAAGACTTGCACCTGAAGGAACGCCAGTTTGGATTAACGGGCGGCAGGTTCCAATTGTAGGTCGAGTTTCCATGGATATGATTACCGTAGATTTAGGAAGCGAAAGCCAAGATAAAATTGGTGACGATGTTGAATTATGGGGTAGTCAGCTACCAATAGAGAAAGTCGCTAAAGCGATAGGTACTATCCCTTATGAACTCACAATCAAACTCACTCAGCGTGTCGTGAAGACCTTTGTTGGCCTTTGA
- a CDS encoding alanine/glycine:cation symporter family protein — MEFISEFIGQINGIVWGVPMLVLILGVGIYLTVGLKFMPILNVGRAFKLMWSGRESSGAGEIPPFQALMTAMSATVGTGNIAGVATAVFIGGPGALFWMWLTALLGMATKFAEAVLAVKYREKDEKGAFVGGPMYYIKNGMGEKWAWLGTLFAVFGAVACFGIGNAVQSNSIAQVLESNFSFSPLVVGLIIMVLAGGVILGGLKRVGKFAGALVPVMATAYILCGVVILLMNLEGIIPAFALVFEHAFTPSSAEGGFAGATVWMAIRFGVARGVFSNEAGLGSAPIAHASAQTDDPVRQGLIAMLGTFLDTLIICSITGLVIIISGAWTSGESGAALTSAAFGQVIPGGSYLVAISLAVFAFTTIVGWSVYGERCAEYLFGAKAVLPFRLIFILALPVGAMMELDFVWLLGDTLNAMMAIPNLIALAVLSPVVFALTKSYFSKEKSALVDTK; from the coding sequence ATGGAATTTATTTCCGAGTTTATCGGTCAGATTAACGGCATTGTTTGGGGTGTGCCTATGCTCGTACTCATATTAGGTGTTGGTATCTATTTGACCGTTGGGTTGAAGTTTATGCCTATCCTAAATGTTGGTCGTGCATTTAAACTGATGTGGAGTGGTCGTGAGTCTAGCGGTGCTGGTGAAATTCCGCCATTTCAAGCTCTGATGACAGCCATGTCCGCGACAGTAGGTACTGGTAATATTGCTGGTGTTGCAACGGCGGTATTTATTGGTGGTCCGGGCGCTCTGTTTTGGATGTGGTTGACCGCGTTACTTGGTATGGCAACAAAATTTGCAGAAGCGGTTCTTGCCGTGAAATACCGTGAAAAAGATGAAAAGGGTGCATTTGTCGGTGGCCCTATGTACTACATCAAAAATGGTATGGGTGAAAAATGGGCCTGGCTCGGCACTCTATTTGCCGTATTTGGTGCCGTCGCGTGTTTTGGTATCGGAAATGCAGTTCAATCAAACTCAATTGCTCAAGTTCTAGAATCTAATTTCTCCTTTTCGCCTCTTGTTGTTGGCCTCATTATTATGGTTCTTGCTGGTGGCGTTATATTGGGTGGCCTTAAACGTGTAGGTAAATTTGCGGGAGCGCTTGTACCAGTAATGGCAACGGCTTATATTCTATGTGGCGTTGTTATTCTGCTTATGAATCTTGAAGGGATCATTCCTGCCTTTGCCTTGGTTTTTGAGCACGCATTCACCCCTAGCTCTGCGGAAGGTGGTTTTGCTGGAGCGACAGTATGGATGGCTATCCGCTTTGGTGTCGCTCGTGGTGTATTCTCTAACGAAGCTGGTTTAGGTTCGGCTCCAATTGCACACGCCAGTGCTCAAACTGATGACCCGGTTCGTCAGGGTTTGATTGCGATGTTAGGTACTTTCTTAGATACGTTAATTATCTGTAGCATCACAGGTTTGGTTATTATTATTTCTGGTGCATGGACGAGTGGCGAATCTGGTGCGGCATTAACATCTGCAGCCTTTGGTCAGGTTATTCCTGGCGGTAGCTACTTAGTTGCTATTAGTTTAGCTGTATTTGCCTTTACAACGATTGTTGGTTGGTCTGTATATGGCGAACGTTGTGCTGAATATTTATTTGGCGCTAAAGCTGTATTGCCATTCCGTTTAATCTTTATTTTAGCTCTTCCTGTCGGAGCAATGATGGAGCTCGATTTTGTATGGCTATTGGGTGATACGTTAAACGCTATGATGGCGATACCTAACTTAATTGCACTTGCTGTATTGAGCCCTGTTGTGTTTGCCCTTACTAAAAGTTATTTCAGTAAAGAAAAATCAGCGCTCGTTGATACAAAATAA
- the dgcN gene encoding N-acetyltransferase DgcN: MELKKPYLLFLGDAADPLAAKVAQGIKTWHPEYCVGQYRLPTCNADCEVDDLSIEQAVKAGAKTLVIGVANRGGVISQEWISVLVEALDAGLDIASGLHNKLTDIPELVASAEQNGRALFDVRYPTQSYPVANGKNRKGKRLLTVGTDCSCGKMYTSLAIEKEMKAQGMNADFRATGQTGILITGDGVSVDCVVADFIAGAIETISPENSSDHWDVIEGQGSLFHPSFAGVTTGLIHGAQPDALVLCHEPTRTHMRGLIDYSVPDIKTCMEANLAAAKLTNPNVKFVGISVNTSQLGEKAALEFMDKVESEFGLPVVDPFRQGVSRIVSKLSEV; encoded by the coding sequence ATGGAACTTAAAAAACCATACCTACTATTTCTTGGTGACGCAGCCGACCCCCTAGCAGCAAAAGTCGCTCAAGGTATTAAAACTTGGCATCCGGAGTATTGTGTAGGTCAATATCGCCTACCTACATGCAACGCTGATTGCGAAGTGGATGATCTTTCTATTGAGCAGGCTGTAAAAGCAGGTGCTAAAACTTTAGTTATTGGCGTTGCGAACCGTGGTGGCGTGATCTCTCAAGAATGGATAAGTGTACTAGTTGAAGCGTTAGACGCAGGGCTAGACATTGCATCTGGCTTACACAACAAGCTGACCGATATTCCTGAATTGGTAGCAAGTGCGGAGCAAAATGGTCGTGCTCTGTTTGATGTACGCTACCCTACCCAAAGTTACCCAGTTGCTAATGGCAAAAACCGCAAAGGTAAACGTTTGTTAACGGTTGGTACAGACTGTTCATGTGGCAAAATGTATACATCACTCGCGATTGAAAAAGAGATGAAAGCACAGGGTATGAATGCAGACTTTCGTGCAACCGGCCAAACCGGAATTTTGATCACAGGTGATGGCGTTAGCGTTGACTGCGTTGTTGCAGACTTTATTGCAGGAGCGATAGAAACAATCTCTCCTGAGAATAGTAGTGATCATTGGGACGTTATTGAAGGCCAAGGCTCTCTTTTCCATCCGTCTTTCGCTGGAGTTACAACCGGTCTCATTCATGGTGCTCAACCAGACGCTCTAGTACTTTGCCATGAACCAACCAGAACACACATGCGTGGACTTATTGATTATTCTGTACCCGATATAAAAACATGTATGGAAGCGAACTTAGCAGCTGCCAAATTAACGAACCCTAACGTGAAGTTTGTAGGTATTTCTGTCAACACCTCTCAGCTTGGCGAAAAAGCCGCACTAGAATTTATGGATAAAGTAGAATCTGAATTTGGCCTTCCTGTCGTTGACCCATTCCGTCAAGGTGTGAGCCGTATAGTCAGTAAACTATCGGAGGTGTAA
- the dgcA gene encoding N-acetyl-D-Glu racemase DgcA, whose protein sequence is MHISFKVKSWPIRGSFTISRGSKTQVDVIQVEISENGAIGRGECVPYTRYNETIDSTLTELEDLLPTLKKGITREQLQDLLPSGAARNAVDCALWDLECKQNKQAIWDNLATAPRSLVTAFTLSLDSPENMKQAAIENAFRPLLKLKLGGGEDLARVAAVREGSPNAKIILDANEAWTPELYKELVPELVKLGVAMIEQPFPAGEDKILETLPRPIPICADESCHDRSSLSEIYGRYDMINIKTDKTGGLTEALALKQDAEKAGLQIMVGCMLSSSLSMAPAFVVAQGADIIDLDGPLLLSDDIQYGFEFENNHMLPFSSKLWG, encoded by the coding sequence ATGCATATAAGCTTTAAAGTAAAAAGTTGGCCGATTCGAGGGAGCTTCACTATTTCAAGGGGAAGTAAGACTCAAGTCGACGTCATTCAAGTAGAAATTTCTGAAAATGGAGCGATTGGGCGTGGAGAGTGCGTTCCTTATACTCGTTACAATGAGACTATCGATAGTACATTAACAGAACTTGAAGACCTGTTACCCACCCTTAAAAAAGGGATTACTAGAGAGCAGTTGCAAGACCTACTACCATCTGGTGCAGCACGCAACGCGGTCGATTGTGCGTTATGGGATCTCGAGTGCAAACAGAATAAACAGGCTATATGGGATAACTTAGCTACGGCCCCCCGTTCTTTGGTCACCGCGTTTACTTTATCGCTAGATTCACCAGAGAACATGAAGCAAGCAGCTATAGAAAATGCGTTCAGACCTTTGCTTAAATTAAAACTGGGTGGAGGCGAAGATCTTGCCAGAGTAGCAGCGGTGAGAGAAGGTTCACCCAATGCAAAGATCATTCTCGATGCAAACGAGGCGTGGACACCAGAGCTATATAAAGAGTTAGTCCCTGAACTCGTAAAACTGGGCGTCGCTATGATCGAGCAACCTTTCCCTGCAGGAGAAGATAAAATTTTGGAAACACTTCCGAGGCCAATTCCAATCTGCGCAGATGAATCTTGTCACGATAGGTCGAGCTTAAGTGAGATCTATGGTCGCTATGACATGATTAACATCAAAACCGACAAAACCGGTGGCTTGACTGAAGCGCTCGCTCTCAAACAAGACGCTGAGAAAGCAGGGTTACAAATTATGGTCGGCTGCATGTTGTCTAGCTCATTAAGCATGGCTCCAGCGTTTGTTGTCGCCCAAGGTGCAGACATTATCGACCTTGACGGCCCACTGTTATTAAGTGACGACATCCAATATGGATTCGAATTTGAAAATAATCATATGTTGCCATTTTCGTCAAAACTTTGGGGGTAA
- a CDS encoding D-amino-acid transaminase yields MPRTVYLNGEYLPESEAKVSIFDRGFLFADAIYEVTAVVDGKLLDNDGHVARLARSCGELEMKNPLTAEELVHIQKELVRLNDVKEGGIYLQVTRGSSGDRDFAYPENTEPTVVLFSQSRAVVDSPKAKKGIKVISTPDIRWRRRDIKTTSLLAACMAKQAAIAAGCDDVWLIEDGYVTEGGSSNAYIITQDNVIVTRPLSNDILHGITRASLLKVAKQENLVIEERLFTIEEAYAAKEAFISSASTFVWPVVAIDDKPIGSGSPGPIAMQIRETYIEFALAQAV; encoded by the coding sequence ATGCCACGTACTGTTTACTTAAATGGTGAATATTTACCAGAATCTGAAGCGAAGGTGTCCATATTCGACAGAGGCTTTCTGTTCGCCGATGCTATTTATGAAGTGACCGCTGTCGTCGACGGTAAGTTATTAGACAATGACGGACACGTCGCTAGGCTCGCTCGTTCTTGTGGAGAGCTGGAAATGAAAAATCCTCTAACCGCAGAAGAACTCGTTCATATTCAGAAAGAATTAGTCAGACTCAATGACGTAAAAGAAGGTGGTATTTATTTACAAGTCACAAGAGGCTCATCAGGTGACCGTGATTTCGCCTACCCTGAAAACACCGAGCCGACTGTCGTTCTCTTTTCTCAGTCACGTGCGGTTGTGGACTCACCTAAAGCGAAAAAAGGTATAAAGGTTATCTCTACGCCAGACATTCGGTGGCGACGTCGCGATATAAAAACAACATCCTTGCTTGCAGCATGTATGGCGAAGCAGGCCGCTATTGCAGCTGGCTGCGATGATGTTTGGCTGATCGAAGACGGCTACGTAACAGAAGGAGGCTCTAGCAACGCCTATATTATTACCCAAGACAATGTCATTGTTACACGTCCATTAAGTAATGACATTCTTCACGGTATAACTCGAGCCTCACTATTAAAAGTAGCCAAGCAAGAAAACTTAGTAATAGAAGAAAGGTTGTTTACCATTGAAGAAGCTTACGCGGCAAAAGAAGCATTCATAAGCTCAGCGTCAACCTTTGTTTGGCCAGTCGTTGCTATAGATGACAAACCAATTGGTAGCGGATCTCCCGGTCCTATTGCGATGCAGATCAGAGAAACATATATCGAGTTTGCATTGGCACAAGCTGTATAA
- a CDS encoding alanine/glycine:cation symporter family protein has translation MEMLESFFGVIGDLTWGWSLIPFLVIFGLFFTIVTDFVQFRFFGRMFRVLSSKNQTAGKDKISGREALLLSVGGRVGGGNIAGVAVAITLGGPGAVFWMWAIALIGMATSLVECSLAQLYKRKEGDEFRGGPARTIIHGLGEDYRWLAYVLAFCLIASFAFGFNAFQGNTVAGAVQDSLGIDRMYTGVFLAVVVGFIIYGGIKRIAKAADIVVPVMAVAYVAMALMVIITNITEIPAIIVNIVSNAFGIEEAVGGGMGAALAQGLRRGLFSNEAGLGSAPNVAATADVTHPVSQGITQSLSVFIDTIIVCSCTAFVILLGDVYVPGAEGIDGVVLTQQSLVSHFGAWTQYYLTFAILLFSFSSVIYNYYLGENALTFMTKSPMAVHILRILVIGIVFIGAVAPGATSVFFFSDPLMGILAIVNLLALIMLFPTATRLIKDYRKQLKAGIEHPVLNPDEYADLDIDTTAWVKKTNLSYV, from the coding sequence ATGGAAATGTTAGAAAGCTTTTTTGGGGTCATTGGTGACCTCACTTGGGGATGGTCATTAATACCATTCCTTGTAATTTTTGGCCTATTTTTTACTATTGTTACTGATTTTGTTCAGTTTCGATTCTTCGGACGTATGTTCCGAGTACTATCAAGCAAAAACCAAACCGCTGGTAAAGACAAAATTTCCGGACGTGAAGCCCTTTTATTATCAGTTGGTGGTCGTGTAGGTGGTGGTAACATCGCTGGTGTAGCTGTTGCTATTACCCTTGGTGGCCCAGGTGCCGTCTTCTGGATGTGGGCAATTGCATTGATAGGCATGGCAACGAGTCTAGTAGAGTGTTCACTTGCTCAGCTATATAAACGTAAAGAAGGCGACGAGTTCCGAGGTGGTCCAGCACGTACTATCATCCATGGTCTTGGCGAAGATTACCGTTGGTTAGCCTATGTACTTGCATTCTGTTTAATCGCATCTTTTGCATTTGGCTTTAACGCTTTCCAAGGAAATACCGTTGCTGGTGCCGTTCAAGATAGTTTAGGCATTGACCGTATGTATACTGGTGTATTTCTTGCTGTCGTTGTTGGTTTCATCATTTATGGTGGTATCAAGCGTATTGCAAAAGCAGCTGATATCGTTGTACCAGTCATGGCCGTCGCTTATGTTGCAATGGCTTTAATGGTTATCATTACTAATATTACAGAAATTCCAGCTATCATCGTAAACATCGTATCTAACGCATTTGGCATTGAAGAAGCAGTAGGCGGTGGTATGGGTGCAGCGCTGGCACAAGGACTGCGTCGTGGTTTGTTCTCAAACGAGGCTGGTCTAGGTTCAGCTCCTAACGTTGCTGCAACAGCAGACGTTACTCACCCTGTAAGCCAAGGCATTACTCAGTCTCTTTCTGTATTTATCGATACGATTATCGTTTGTAGCTGTACAGCCTTTGTTATTCTTCTAGGTGACGTTTATGTCCCAGGAGCAGAAGGCATTGATGGTGTAGTGCTAACTCAACAATCTTTAGTTTCTCACTTCGGTGCGTGGACTCAGTACTATCTAACATTCGCAATTCTACTATTCTCTTTCAGTTCAGTTATCTACAACTACTACCTGGGTGAGAATGCACTAACCTTTATGACTAAGAGTCCAATGGCTGTGCATATATTGCGTATTCTAGTTATTGGTATCGTATTTATTGGTGCCGTAGCACCAGGTGCAACATCTGTGTTCTTCTTCTCTGATCCATTGATGGGTATTTTGGCTATAGTGAACTTACTCGCCCTAATCATGCTGTTCCCAACAGCAACTCGCTTGATCAAGGACTACAGAAAACAGCTTAAAGCAGGCATTGAACATCCGGTGTTAAACCCTGACGAGTATGCCGATCTCGATATCGATACAACCGCGTGGGTTAAAAAAACTAATCTAAGTTACGTTTAG